The following is a genomic window from Chryseobacterium sp. StRB126.
CCTTTTTTTGTACCACACACCGGCCCTGGTGGTGGAACTGGTAGACACGCAGGACTTAAAATCCTGTGTCCGCAAGGACGTACGGGTTCAAGTCCCGTCTGGGGTACAAAACCCTCTGTATTTTGAATACGGAGGGTTTTTTGTTTTAATATCGTAAAAAGAAATCATCTATAAAAAATAAGCTCCTTACATTTTATTGTAAAGAGCTTCATAATATATTTTTATCCGTCCGGGATGTAGGAGCCATTATTTTTTACTGCTTCTCTCCAGTCTTTCCAGTCTTTCAAAAATATCTGTAAAAATATTCTTCTCAGCAATGGAGACATGGCCTACAATTTTATAAAGATTCTGGTTATCAGTATGGGTTGCATACTCTAAATTTCCATTTGTATGGGCTAATAAATGATGAATGGGATCTTTTTTCAGATCAGCTTTATTCAGAAATACAATATCTCCGTAATGATAGGGAGAGAGCAGTTGTTTTTCTCTAGTAAATTCATATACGAGATCTACTGAGGCTAATATTTTTTGAAGGATTGCATTGTTCTCCGAATGATTTTCCCGTAGATTTTCGGCTTCTTTATCTTCATTAAAGCCTATTTCCGGAAAAAGCATCAGTTGATTAGTACCAGAAACACTGGCCAGCTGACTTTCCTGAAGCGTTTCCGTAAGAAGCTGATCCAAATCCAGACTAAAATGATTGGCCACCTTTAGTATGGTTTCAATCTTCGGTTCAGCACGGCCTTCTTCATAGGAACTTATCACTCCTCTGTTTAAATCAAGTAAATCAGCAAATGTCTTCTGGCTCAAACCTTTAACCTGTCTTATTTTCTTAATGTTCGTTCCAAAGAAGCTCATTTATCTCTAATTTTTTTTGCAAAGATAAATCTTTTGAAAAGAGTGATAAAAGAAGCTGTTATCGGAATATTTTTATACTATTTATATACAATGGATTAAGAAAATCTGTACCCATGATATTCTGTTGTTCTGTATCTGTATCCAAACCGAAAGACTCCATAATTTTGCTTTGTTAAGAAGAATATTATGGAAACCAATGTTCAATATCAGGAACCGATTCAATATGCAGAAGTCTATATTTCAGACATGTTGGTGCTAAAAAATATATTTCTGCAGGCACAGAATACCGGAAAAGTGAGCTCAGAATTTGGACTCCCTTTCCTATTGGCTAAAAAGAAAGAAGAGGTTATTGCCTTTGCGAGTCTGGTCATGAATGAAAAAGGAGGAATAGCCTTTAAAATTTATGATAAAACAGGAGCACAGAATTCTGAAAAGAAAAACTTTATCTCCCGGGTCGAGAGCTATTTTAAAAAGAATAATACCGCTAATTTCCGTAACCCAGAACAGCTTAAAAATAGTATTTGCAGGATGATTAGCTGGCTCAATCAGTAATCAAAAAGTGATAAAGTTGTACATTTACTTAAAACAGTGATCGATGCCTAAAGATGTTCTTTACCTTAAAATAGCCAATTCTGTTACAGAGCAGATCAATAGCGAAACACTGCAGTTTGGAGACAGGTTACCTTCATTACGCAGTGCCCAAAAGCTGTATAATGTTAGCTTAAATACCATAAAGCAGGCTTATATGGAGCTGGAAAGCCGTTCTCTGGTAGAATCAAGACCAAAATATGGCTACTATGTAAGCCAGACCTCTCAGCGAAAATTAGCATTACCCTCTGTGGCGAAAATGAAGGTGTGGGAAGGGAAAAACAGCCCGGAAGATCTTGTTGGAAAGGTATTTGGAACCATTGCGGGAACGGATGTTACTCAGTTTGCGTTGGGGATTCCGGGGAAAAGCCTTCTTCCGGTAGCAAAGATGAAGAAGTGCATGATAGAAGTAATTAAGAGGAAGAGTGATAGTGGAACCAATTATGAGCCGGTGCAGGGAAGTGAAAGTCTTCGCAGGGAAATTGCTAAGTGGTCTATCGTAATGGAAGGGAAAATTACAGAAGATGATCTGGTGATTACTTCCGGTGCTATGAACGGGGTTTATAACTGTTTGATGGCTGTTACCCAGCCGGGAGATTCTGTTGCGGTGGAAAGTCCTGTTTATTTTGGAATTCTTCAGGCGATTCAGCTGCTGGGGCTGAAGGCGGTGGAAATTCCTACCCATCCTATTACCGGAGTAGATCTGGATGCCTTAAAAAAGGTATTGCCAAAGCTTTCTGCCTGTTGTTTTGTGGTGAACTATAATAACCCGTTGGGCTTTCAGATGCCGGATGATAATAAGAAAGAACTGGTAAGAATGCTTACCGAGCATAATGTTCCTTTGGTAGAAGATGATGTCTACGGAAATATTTATTTCGGAGCGGGAAGGCCGAAGCCATGTAAATTTTATGATGAAGCAGGAATTGTGATGTGGGTAGGCTCCGTGTCTAAGACCTTAGCGCCGGGTTATCGTGTAGGCTGGGTGGCACCTGGAAAATTTAAAGAGAAGATTATCCGGCAAAAGCTGGTGCAGACCGTATCAAGTCCGTCTTTATTTTCAGATGTAATTGCGGATTTCCTTGAGCATGGCCGTTACGATCATCATTTGAGAATGTTCAGGAAGAAGCTGTATGCCAATTATTTACAGATTCAGAAGTCTGTAACACAGTATTTTCCTGATAATACGAAAGTTTCAGAACCGAAAGGGGGATTTATGCTGTGGCTGGAGCTTGATAAAAGAATTTGTACTGAAGATTTGTATGATGAAGCAGTTAACCAGAAAGTAAACTTTGCTCCGGGAAGAATGTTTTCACAATATAATCAGTATCAAAACTGTATGCGATTAAACTATGCCCTGGAATGGACAGACCGTGTAGAAAGCGATCTGGAAAAATTGGGCAAAATGATAAAAAACAGAATTTAATACACCTAAAGCGATGAATGATAACAATAATGAAGTAAAAATAATAAGCTATGAGCCTCAGTATAAGGAAGCTTTTAAGACCTTAAATGAAGAATGGATCAAAAAGTTCTTTGTTATGGAACCCAGTGATTATAAACTGTTGGATAATCCGGAAGAAGAGATAATCAACAAAGGTGGATATATTGCTTTTGCTTTATTGAATGGCGAAGCGGTAGGCACTTGTGCCTTAGTAAAAGCTCATGAGGAACCACTAGCTTTTGAACTGTCAAAAATGGCCGTAAGCCCTAAAGCGCAGGGTAAGAAGATCGGTTACCTATTGGGCAATGCTCTTGTTGAAAAAGCCAGAGAGTTAAAAGCAGAAAAAGTATTTTTGGAAACCAATTCCGTGTTGGTGCCTGCCATAAAGTTATATGAAAAACTAGGGTTTAAACATACACCAATTACCAATCCGGGTTACGACCGAGGAGATGTACAGATGGAATTGGATCTTCAATCTTAGTCAAAAAAAATATTGGAACAAGGATATAATTATCCGAGTTCCAATATCAAATTTAAATCTAATTGTTTTACTGTTTTATTTCTTGATAAATGTCTTCGTCAGAGACCTTTTGCTTCCATTGAGTTTAATGAAATACATTCCGGATGGAAACCCTTCAATATTGATCTTCTCATCATAATTTCCATTGGAAGATCTTAAGTTTTTGGTGGAAACAAGTGATCCTTTAGAATCCATAATTTCAACCTTAATTTCTTTATCCCCAGATGGATAACTGATGTTGATTTGAGTGGAGGCAGGGTTGGGATATACTTTAAAATCCTCAGTGGCAGCCTTTGTTTCCTTAGTAGACAAAACATCCTTTGAGCAGGCCGGAATTCTGTTTATTCCATCAATTCCCCATGAAGACTGTATCGGAATACAAAGCCAGTTCAATACAGTTGGGAAATGATCCGTTTCTCTTGTTGTTGAGGAATAATCATAAACTTTAAACGAATTTGAAGAGTTGGCAGTATAAGTTGGAGAACCTGTAATGTTCATATGATTCGCATTAGGACTTGAATCTGCCAAAGTATTTCCTGCTGTTCCATCACATTTCCAATTGGCCAAAAGCTGAGCATAATATGGATGTGATGCGGTAATATCCTGGTTGGCCCAATTGACAATTACATTATTCGGAAGAGCAGACTTCCAGATCCTTACATCTTTGTAGGAAGCGGCAAGAGTAACACTGTAAGTATTTGTCCCATCCTGATTTAATGTTAATGGAAGAACAGAATCAATATTTCCGATTGTACTCATTTTAGCGAAAGTAACCGGGACACCATCTTCATATAAGGTTACAAGACCGTCTCTGTCAAAGCTTGCGGCAATATGTTTCCATTTATTGGTTTCTACTTTTCCGCCTACAAGATCAATTCGGTTGGTACCATCTGCAATATTCATTTTAAAATTCTGTCCGGAATATCCCGAGAAGATAATTCCTTTATTCTTTCCATTATTCCAGTTTTTATTTCCAAGAAATACAGGATCACTGGTGTAAGCAGCGTTAGGTTTTACCCAAAATTCAATCGTGAAATCCTGATTTGCTCCAAAATTGAACGGAGTTTGGTTTGTAGGTTTTGCATAAGCTCCCGAAGGAAGATTAAGTTGGTTAAAGGTTTTATTAGACTCAAGAACTGTTTTACTGATCTGTTGAGGGGTAAATCCAGGGTTGGAATAGACCGTGAAAATATTTCGTTCTGAAAGATTTCCGCCACCGTGAGAGCTTTCTACAGCACCATGATCTGTTGTTAAAACTACCAGCCAGTCCTCATTATGGTAAGTTGATCTGTTTTTCAGGGCATTTACAATCTCGCCAATATAAGTATCAGTAGTCTGAATAGAAGAAACATACTGTGGAATGGCAGAAGAAAATCCGTAAGAATGCCCTGCATGATCCACATCATCAAAATCTACGAACAGAATATCCGGATTATCATTCTGTAAAGTATTCACGGCTGCGTTTTTCACGGCGAGATCTGTTCCTAAATTCGATTTCACGTCCGCATTTTGTATGATTTTGTCATTGATAGGTGCCCAATTGACAAGAGACATTGTTCTTAAATTAGGATTATAGGCTTCAGCTCTTGAGATAAAATCAGGATAGTTACTATAATTAGGATTAGTAAAACTATTATCCTGTACATTATGCTTGGTATGCCATACACCTGTAAGCATGGTACTCCAGCCATTTCCGCTCCATGTTGTGGCAGCGCACAATCCGTCAAGAGAGTAAATAGATTGGCTGATGAGGGTTTTGATGTTAGGGGCATTGGTAGACATCATGACATCTGCACGGCATCCGTCAATACCGATAAAAAGGACTTTTTTAGTTTGAGCTCCAAGGAAACAGCTCATTACAACAGCCATTGAGAATAGTTTTGTTTTCATGGGATAAAGAGTTTTTGAAAAGTAAAAGTTTACAAATAGTAATTTATTTTTTAATAATTGTAAAATTAATTTACTATTTGTAAATATATATGAACTGAAAATTAATTTATTGATAATTAAAAAGTTGCTCTGAAAATGAAATGTTAGAAATAGGTGTAGTGTTGTAACTGTAATAATATTAATGCTTTAACGTCTTAATTGCTTTAAATTGAAACTATACATGTAGAAATGCAATTAAGGATTATTGAAAATTTCAAAGTTGACAAATAGTAAAAGTTAATATTTGTCATTCTGAGCTTGTCGAAGAATCTTAAACTTACTTAGAGATTCTTCATTACGTTTCACTCCATTCAGAATGACAGTGTGAAAGCTCAACGAAGACAAATATTCAATCGATAGGGTGATAATTCCCCTCCCTCGGAGGGGTGTCAAAAATTCAAAGAATTTTGACGGGGTGGTTAAAAAAAACGACACAAATGCCATGAAAAAAACATTTGTGTCATAAGTATAAAAGTAAGTATTTAAAGAATATTTACAGCCTCAGAAATGGTATTGAAGATATAATCAGGTTCAGCCTTTTCCAGTTCTGTCCTGCTTTGAGCTCCGGACAGGACAGCAATAGTCAATCCGCAGCCTGCATTTTTTCCCTCTTCAATATCAATCACAGAATCTCCGGCTTTTAAAACCTTTTCCGGCTCCAAAATATTGAACTTTTGCATGGCCAGATGAATCATTTCCGGGCTTGGTCTGCTTTCTGTAACATCGTCAGCAGTGATTAAAGCATCAAAATGTACATTTTCTTTCCACTGAAGCTTATCCAAAAGCTGTTGGGCAATTTCTGAGGTGTAACCTGTGTTTAGCACTACTTTTTTATGCTGAGCTTTCATTGTAAGAAGAAAATCTTCCGTTCCATTGATTGGTTGTACATCCAGATTCTGGTAAGCCTCTTTTAGTTTTCCGGAGAAGTTTTCAAAAATAATAATAGCATCTGCCTCCTTTCCATTGATATCTTTTAGTAAACTGGTGATAGCCTCCAGTTTCTCCATTCCGGCACAAGTAATAAGAACCTGTTCAAGATTAACTTTGTAGCCATGTTCATTAACAGCCTCGGTTAAGGTTTTATACACTACATTATCTTCATCCACTGTAGTTCCGGCCATATCCAGAACCAATAATTCTATATTTTTCATTGAAATTTATGCGTAAATTTTGTCTATGTTAAACTTAGAGAAGCCTCCGCTTCCCGTCATTCCTTTTCCACCAATACCCGTTACAATATGGATATTTGGAGAGGGGCTGTGTTCAAAAATATCTTTCGTTTTGCACTGAGAATATACTCCAAACCATCTTCTCTGGATTTCATAAGTAGGAAGAGCGATGATTTTTTTTGCTTCATGAATCATGAATTCGTCAATTTCCATATTTAAATCAAAACCAAGATCATCTGCATTTTTAGCATCAGCGTATTCATGAGAGTCTCCAAGAATGATAGATCCGTCCAATGCCTGCTTGAACAGGATGTGAACCCCAAATTTTTTCTCAAACGAATTAGGATCTTCTAACGATTTGATTTTCTGGAAAGAAGGACATTCACTAAAGGACTCATATCTTCGGATGGAAAGCCCTGTCAGAATATTTCCCTGAAGAGAATAAATTCCCTGAGGCTTGGTTTGAAGCATCTGAAGTTTACTCACTTCCAAATCACTTTCATTGAATACGTTAGGGTATAGAGTTTTAAACTCATGGCCGCCACAAATAATGATTTTTGAAGCTGTATATTCTTCTCCATCTGCTGTGATGGCAATACATTTCTGATCATCCTCATGCGTTTCAACAACAGTTGTATTATAAATGATCTGCAATCCCATTTTTTCCTGCAGCAGCTTGTGAAGTTTTATAATCATATCTGCAGAATCTACAGAAAGCTCCTGTGGAAAGAACAATCCACCTTTACAATAATCGGAACGGAGTCCGTCATATTTCTTAATGCAGTCATTTTTAGATAGCATAACCGATTCATAATCATTATTTCTGTTGATCTTATACAGCTCTTCAATAAGCTGAAGTTCCTCATCATTGGAAGCGATGTACACAGATCCGTTTTGTCTGATGGTAAGATCTGCCTGAGTATGAAGTTCATTATATATTGCGAGACTTTCTCTTCCGAAGTTTTGCCATTTAAGATCCATTCCGGAAGGAACTACCTGTCCGAAATTTCGTACGGTGGCCCCTTGAGGGATAGAGTTTCTTTCCAGTAAAGCTACTTTTAGATTTCTCTTCAGCGCATGATACGCATGGAATGTTCCTAAAATTCCGCCTCCCACAACGAGTAAATCAAATTTTGTTTTCATTGTATTATAATTTATAAGATTTTCGAAGTATCGAAATTGATGTATTGATTAGAATTTGAATTAGGTTTTGCCTTCTTTCTGAAAGCCAGAAAAGCAATAATTGAAAGGATTAAAACACTGATGGTGATAATATAATTCAGGCTGATATAAAAATTAAGCCATGAAGTCTGAGCCGAACCGAAGTTTTTATAGAGCAGGATCAAAGCACTCCCCAGATACCCGAAAGAATCTACAATATAGATCAGAAACCCTACATTTCCTTTGATATCGAATGCAGCAATCATTCTGTCAAAATAAATTCCATTAAACGGAATATAGCAGATGTACATTCCGAAACCGGAAATCGTCATCCATAAAAAAGGAGATAATGCATTCTGCTGAAATAAATAAGTAGAAAGCCCTACCGTTAGAATTCCTGCAAAAAGGATGTAATGATAGTATGCAAAAGCCTTTTTGTTGTTTTTTACTTTGACCAAGAAGCTTAGTATCAGTAATACCATGACCGCAATCGGAATTTCGGTGAGGGTAAAAACAGAGCTGTCAAAACTAAAATGAAGACCATCCCAGATCTCACGGTTGAAATTATCTCTGAAATCCCTTAAGACAGTTAAACAGATGTACAGAAAAATAATACAGACAACCGGAACAAAGAACTGTAGAACAAGTGCTCTTCTTTCTGTACCGTTCAAAGGCTGTCTTTTGCTTTTAAGCATCACATCCTCTTTATTGGGCTTGGGAATTGTTTCCAGCAGAAGTCCGGAAAAAATTAACGGAATAATAAAAATCAATCCCGCAGAAAAAGGCATCCAGAACTCCGAAATGGAAAAAGTATCCATCAAAAACTTTCCTACAGACTTGGTAAATCCTGAAGAAACCACAAAGCTTGAACAAAGGAAAAGTCCTATGATTTCTGTTGTTTTGCGGCCTTCAATGTATGAAAAAACAATACCCCAGATCATCCCTAGCGGAATTCCATTCAGAAACATAAAAAAAATATTGTAAGGAGCGGGTGCCAATGCAAACCCTAATAAAGAAAGCTCTGCAATGGCGATAAAAGAAAATAGGTAGGTCAGTCTTTTCGCAGGTTTTAATTCAGAAATAAATTTAATTCCGATAAACTTAGATATAAAGTAGCCTACAGCCTGTGCAATAATAATCAGAATTTTATAATCAATCCCGAAATAGGAGAGTCCTTCAAAAGAGGCTACAGTAAAAGGTTTTCTGAAACCGTACATGCAAAAGTAAACTCCGAAGGCGGCAAAAGCTGCCTTCAGAGTTATTACTGTTTTTTTATTGATGGTTCTGGCCATGGTGATGGTTTAGAAGTTCAGTTTTATTCCAAGATTACATCGTACTCCGTAGTATTCTACCTGTTCAGGACGGTCTTCGTTTTTTCCGAAGTGGTAGATCAGAGGTTTATTCAGGATGTTGTTGATGTCCATATACAGGCCTATATTTTTGGTGAATTGATAAGAACCTCCGAAATCTAAACTGCTGTATTTTCCGTAGTAAGAATCATTAATATCCTCTTCAGCATATTCTACAGCATATTTTCCTTTGTAATTGTAAGCTATTCTGGCATTGAATCCTTTTTTATCGAAGAATAGCTGTACGTTATACAATTCTTTAGCCTGGTAAGGAAGGGCTACCTTTCTTCCGCTTGGTTTTTCCATTTCAGAAGTCATGAAGGTGGCGTTCACCTGAGCTCCGAAATATTGCAAGAAACCTGGTAAGAAATCAAATCTTTTGTTGATGCCCAATTCAATACCACCTAGCCATGCTGCACTTCCGTTATTTGGGGCAGAGAATTGTACTCCGTTCATGCCATTATACTCTCCAATAAAAGAATCCTGGAAAATTGGATCTGTAATCGATTTATAGAAAACGCCACCGCTCAGAATTCCGACATTTGAGAAATAATACTCTCCCATCAGGTCAAAATTCAATGAATAGGTTGGATTAAGATTGGGATTTCCGCCTTTGAATTCATTATCTGCTTCACTATAAGTTCCACCGGGGGTCAGATCTCCGAAATTAGGTCTTGAAAAAGTTCTGGTTGCGGCAAAACGGAGATTAGTTTTATCATTCAAAGCATATTTCAGATGAAGCATAGGGAGAACGGCCAAGTAATTTTTGGTGTGTTCTACAGGAGTCAACACATCATCAATCACATTATATCCTTTTACCTTTGTATGGGTATTGGAAAGCCTGATTCCTCCTAAAATGGTAATCTTATCATTCAGTTTGTAGGTTGCCATTCCATAAGCATCAGCGTGCTTTTCAAAAACATCAAAGTTTCTTCCCAGTGCTTTATTATATTCTAGCGACTCAGAATCAGCAGTATTGATTTTCAGGTTCCCCTGATTGTCATACCAGAACTGGTTCATGCCTCCCGTAGAAAGCACGGGTCCGAATGTGTTGCCGATATGTGCATTCATTTCGCTTAAATACTTTCTTCCATTCGGCTGAGTGGTAATAAATTGAGCGTAGTCAGATAGAAGAGGAGCAGTTCCGTTGCTCCAGTTATAGAAAATATCAGAGAATTTGGCATTACGTTCTTTGTCCCTGTATTTGAAACCATACTTTACAGTCAGTTTATCTGAAGCATTGATCTCATGATTGAAAGCGGCTACAATTTTATCTTTTTCTTGTACGAAAACCTTATAAAATTCAAGATCGGTAAACTTCATTTGGGTAGCATCCATTTTAAAGTCGGGATTGCTGTAGAAACCAAATAAAGCATCCGGGTTTTTGTAATCTAACTTCCCCTCATCAGCTTTCCAGTAAGCCCTAGGTCCATTTCCACGATCAGAAATATAATCTGGATTAATGCCTACTCCGGATTGGGTGTATTTAATTACAT
Proteins encoded in this region:
- a CDS encoding helix-turn-helix domain-containing protein, which codes for MSFFGTNIKKIRQVKGLSQKTFADLLDLNRGVISSYEEGRAEPKIETILKVANHFSLDLDQLLTETLQESQLASVSGTNQLMLFPEIGFNEDKEAENLRENHSENNAILQKILASVDLVYEFTREKQLLSPYHYGDIVFLNKADLKKDPIHHLLAHTNGNLEYATHTDNQNLYKIVGHVSIAEKNIFTDIFERLERLERSSKK
- a CDS encoding PLP-dependent aminotransferase family protein, with the translated sequence MPKDVLYLKIANSVTEQINSETLQFGDRLPSLRSAQKLYNVSLNTIKQAYMELESRSLVESRPKYGYYVSQTSQRKLALPSVAKMKVWEGKNSPEDLVGKVFGTIAGTDVTQFALGIPGKSLLPVAKMKKCMIEVIKRKSDSGTNYEPVQGSESLRREIAKWSIVMEGKITEDDLVITSGAMNGVYNCLMAVTQPGDSVAVESPVYFGILQAIQLLGLKAVEIPTHPITGVDLDALKKVLPKLSACCFVVNYNNPLGFQMPDDNKKELVRMLTEHNVPLVEDDVYGNIYFGAGRPKPCKFYDEAGIVMWVGSVSKTLAPGYRVGWVAPGKFKEKIIRQKLVQTVSSPSLFSDVIADFLEHGRYDHHLRMFRKKLYANYLQIQKSVTQYFPDNTKVSEPKGGFMLWLELDKRICTEDLYDEAVNQKVNFAPGRMFSQYNQYQNCMRLNYALEWTDRVESDLEKLGKMIKNRI
- a CDS encoding GNAT family N-acetyltransferase, producing MNDNNNEVKIISYEPQYKEAFKTLNEEWIKKFFVMEPSDYKLLDNPEEEIINKGGYIAFALLNGEAVGTCALVKAHEEPLAFELSKMAVSPKAQGKKIGYLLGNALVEKARELKAEKVFLETNSVLVPAIKLYEKLGFKHTPITNPGYDRGDVQMELDLQS
- a CDS encoding alkaline phosphatase family protein gives rise to the protein MKTKLFSMAVVMSCFLGAQTKKVLFIGIDGCRADVMMSTNAPNIKTLISQSIYSLDGLCAATTWSGNGWSTMLTGVWHTKHNVQDNSFTNPNYSNYPDFISRAEAYNPNLRTMSLVNWAPINDKIIQNADVKSNLGTDLAVKNAAVNTLQNDNPDILFVDFDDVDHAGHSYGFSSAIPQYVSSIQTTDTYIGEIVNALKNRSTYHNEDWLVVLTTDHGAVESSHGGGNLSERNIFTVYSNPGFTPQQISKTVLESNKTFNQLNLPSGAYAKPTNQTPFNFGANQDFTIEFWVKPNAAYTSDPVFLGNKNWNNGKNKGIIFSGYSGQNFKMNIADGTNRIDLVGGKVETNKWKHIAASFDRDGLVTLYEDGVPVTFAKMSTIGNIDSVLPLTLNQDGTNTYSVTLAASYKDVRIWKSALPNNVIVNWANQDITASHPYYAQLLANWKCDGTAGNTLADSSPNANHMNITGSPTYTANSSNSFKVYDYSSTTRETDHFPTVLNWLCIPIQSSWGIDGINRIPACSKDVLSTKETKAATEDFKVYPNPASTQINISYPSGDKEIKVEIMDSKGSLVSTKNLRSSNGNYDEKINIEGFPSGMYFIKLNGSKRSLTKTFIKK
- a CDS encoding HAD-IA family hydrolase yields the protein MKNIELLVLDMAGTTVDEDNVVYKTLTEAVNEHGYKVNLEQVLITCAGMEKLEAITSLLKDINGKEADAIIIFENFSGKLKEAYQNLDVQPINGTEDFLLTMKAQHKKVVLNTGYTSEIAQQLLDKLQWKENVHFDALITADDVTESRPSPEMIHLAMQKFNILEPEKVLKAGDSVIDIEEGKNAGCGLTIAVLSGAQSRTELEKAEPDYIFNTISEAVNIL
- a CDS encoding TIGR03364 family FAD-dependent oxidoreductase, translating into MKTKFDLLVVGGGILGTFHAYHALKRNLKVALLERNSIPQGATVRNFGQVVPSGMDLKWQNFGRESLAIYNELHTQADLTIRQNGSVYIASNDEELQLIEELYKINRNNDYESVMLSKNDCIKKYDGLRSDYCKGGLFFPQELSVDSADMIIKLHKLLQEKMGLQIIYNTTVVETHEDDQKCIAITADGEEYTASKIIICGGHEFKTLYPNVFNESDLEVSKLQMLQTKPQGIYSLQGNILTGLSIRRYESFSECPSFQKIKSLEDPNSFEKKFGVHILFKQALDGSIILGDSHEYADAKNADDLGFDLNMEIDEFMIHEAKKIIALPTYEIQRRWFGVYSQCKTKDIFEHSPSPNIHIVTGIGGKGMTGSGGFSKFNIDKIYA
- a CDS encoding DUF5690 family protein; its protein translation is MARTINKKTVITLKAAFAAFGVYFCMYGFRKPFTVASFEGLSYFGIDYKILIIIAQAVGYFISKFIGIKFISELKPAKRLTYLFSFIAIAELSLLGFALAPAPYNIFFMFLNGIPLGMIWGIVFSYIEGRKTTEIIGLFLCSSFVVSSGFTKSVGKFLMDTFSISEFWMPFSAGLIFIIPLIFSGLLLETIPKPNKEDVMLKSKRQPLNGTERRALVLQFFVPVVCIIFLYICLTVLRDFRDNFNREIWDGLHFSFDSSVFTLTEIPIAVMVLLILSFLVKVKNNKKAFAYYHYILFAGILTVGLSTYLFQQNALSPFLWMTISGFGMYICYIPFNGIYFDRMIAAFDIKGNVGFLIYIVDSFGYLGSALILLYKNFGSAQTSWLNFYISLNYIITISVLILSIIAFLAFRKKAKPNSNSNQYINFDTSKIL
- a CDS encoding TonB-dependent receptor → MKTNLEKLLTLASVCLVTFVSAQKQLIIGTVLDDSQPLPGATVKIKGSSKSITTDVDGKFTINDIKEGEYSLQISYIGYATTDITVNLKSDETTDLGTIKLSQPRKNIDEVVVTGTLKNTEARALNLQKNAINITNVIASDGIGKLPDRNAAETVQRVQGVSIERDQGEGRFVSLRGLPPFWASTTINGNRLPTAEEETTSRATAFDFFPTELISYVHVNKSFTPDLEADGIGGGVNFITKTPPMKTEFKATLGSGYNAKADKGVYNIGLLYGGRTKDKKFGYLFNFAHFIRNWSTDNFEARRSGDEGVFRVELRDYNGVRKTTGINAAFEYVPSPKNTLYLKGMYGTLSDDETHYKHRVRLDKFSSANNTARVELQNIHNLLITELTSVSLGGVHNLNKGKIDWDLSYYDNQFKYGNIPDKQNNSYYVIKYTQSGVGINPDYISDRGNGPRAYWKADEGKLDYKNPDALFGFYSNPDFKMDATQMKFTDLEFYKVFVQEKDKIVAAFNHEINASDKLTVKYGFKYRDKERNAKFSDIFYNWSNGTAPLLSDYAQFITTQPNGRKYLSEMNAHIGNTFGPVLSTGGMNQFWYDNQGNLKINTADSESLEYNKALGRNFDVFEKHADAYGMATYKLNDKITILGGIRLSNTHTKVKGYNVIDDVLTPVEHTKNYLAVLPMLHLKYALNDKTNLRFAATRTFSRPNFGDLTPGGTYSEADNEFKGGNPNLNPTYSLNFDLMGEYYFSNVGILSGGVFYKSITDPIFQDSFIGEYNGMNGVQFSAPNNGSAAWLGGIELGINKRFDFLPGFLQYFGAQVNATFMTSEMEKPSGRKVALPYQAKELYNVQLFFDKKGFNARIAYNYKGKYAVEYAEEDINDSYYGKYSSLDFGGSYQFTKNIGLYMDINNILNKPLIYHFGKNEDRPEQVEYYGVRCNLGIKLNF